The Mercurialis annua linkage group LG2, ddMerAnnu1.2, whole genome shotgun sequence genome contains a region encoding:
- the LOC126669461 gene encoding probable long-chain-alcohol O-fatty-acyltransferase 5 produces the protein MEGELKNLINLWVISILCLCYCYYIASKLPKGPFRFFSLLPVFYLFIILPLNLTTFHFGATSAFFFIWLANFKLLLFSFNQPPFSPIPASFFHFISLIFLPVKPKNNQFHNPNLILFSVKILIVAILFHLYSYKQFLHRYLILACYCLHLYLELEIILAVSAIPARAVFGFDLEPQFNEPYLATSLQDFWGRRWNLMVTGILRPTIYFPIRRFFMRFIGSTWAFIPAFIATFVVSGLMHEVIYFYITRVSPTWEVTWFFILHGICVAVEVAVKKMVSDRWRLRGSVSRALTLSFLAVTGVWLFFPQLIRNKIDDKVIGEYLFFVDLVKQTSIGYVSIFF, from the coding sequence ATGGAAGGAGAATTGAAGAATCTGATAAATTTATGGGTCATTTCAATACTTTGTTTATGCTACTGCTACTACATAGCATCCAAATTACCAAAAGGCCCCTTCAGGTTTTTTTCTCTCCTCCCTGTATTCTACCTCTTCATCATCCTCCCTTTAAATCTCACAACCTTCCACTTTGGTGCCACGTcagctttcttcttcatctggCTTGCTAACTTCAAACTCCTCCTCTTCTCCTTTAATCAACCGCCGTTTTCTCCGATTCCGGCGAGTTTTTTCCATTTCATTTCGTTGATTTTTCTTCCTgttaaaccaaaaaataatcaatttcataatccaaatttaattttattttcggttaaaatattaattgtggctattttatttcatttatataGCTATAAACAGTTTTTGCATCGTTACTTAATCTTAGCTTGTTATTGCTTGCATTTATATTTGGAACTTGAAATTATTTTAGCCGTTTCTGCAATCCCGGCTCGAGCCGTATTTGGATTCGACCTCGAGCCGCAGTTTAATGAGCCGTATCTAGCTACTTCTTTACAAGACTTCTGGGGCCGGCGATGGAACCTTATGGTCACCGGTATCCTCCGTCCGACTATTTATTTCCCGATACGACGGTTTTTTATGCGTTTTATTGGCTCCACGTGGGCTTTCATTCCGGCTTTTATTGCTACATTTGTCGTGTCGGGTTTGATGCATgaggttatttatttttatatcacgCGCGTGAGTCCCACTTGGGAGGTGACGTGGTTTTTTATCCTACATGGAATCTGCGTGGCTGTCGAGGTGGCGGTGAAGAAGATGGTTAGTGACAGGTGGCGTTTACGTGGTTCGGTTTCGCGGGCGTTGACTTTGAGTTTTCTGGCGGTGACTGGTGTTTGGTTATTTTTTCCTCAGTTGATTAGAAATAAAATAGATGATAAAGTTATAGGAgagtatttattttttgttgatttagtGAAGCAGACATCAATAGGTtatgtttctatttttttttaa
- the LOC130015083 gene encoding protein ENHANCED DOWNY MILDEW 2-like, with amino-acid sequence MASSDDEAEVGVIAVSNYHFVDDEDEPISFSTLPFQWSEKEGVDEKNKYQIFLHGSANSGLRTVHVGVIAWKFDLLNANPEISVLTKDKKWIKLQKPRKSFEEMIRTELIVVHCFHYARRNPEASKKSVRDYLAKVFSLYDVKPSQNDLIDQMDLISEAVKRDDSLSKSKFLLSFLEENPRKRELYDEDGDRWFDPVCTLCDNGGYLICCDGCMRSFHASVEHGNEAMCMSLGITKREVDAMENFICKNCKYKQHQCFACGELGSSDKSSGAQVFRCANATCSYFYHPHCIAKLLYQQDGNAAKMLEKKIVAGEDSFTCPIHKCCVCKQGENKRIKDLQFAICRRCPTSYHRKCLPSDIFIEKITKEGEENEEEEWEIRGWENLLPNRVLIYCLEHEIDDEIGIPISDIKFPKVEEKKKKKKKQISELPGRNRKQHSKDKTGIATTKKLLENRQNSEMPPRSDDSDKEIPHYSPLNMAANRSSQEGPPIKYFEIPADLEMGESNFPDIETGMFNPHLPYGRAYKGAMNGVRPRLVVLARDIWGNRNQHSFWEWYILRFLLLGSILFCLCMVKHLNS; translated from the exons ATGGCTTCGTCGGACGATGAGGCGGAAGTTGGAGTTATAGCTGTGTCGAACTATCATTTTGTAGATGATGAGGATGAACCGATTTCATTCTCCACGTTACCCTTTCAATGGAGTGAAAAGGAGGGTGTTGATGAAAAGAATAAGTATCAGATTTTCTTGCACGGGTCTGCGAACAGTGGACTTAGGACAGTTCACGTGGGAGTTATAGCTTGGAAATTTGATTTGTTGAATGCAAATCCTGAAATATCAGTGCTTACCAAGGACAAGAAATGGATCAAACTGCAAAAGCCGAGGAAGAGCTTTGAGGAAATGATTAGAACTGAATTGATTGTGGTGCATTGTTTCCATTATGCTAGGAGGAACCCGGAGGCATCTAAGAAATCTGTGCGGGACTACCTTGCCAAGGTTTTCAG CTTGTATGATGTCAAACCTTCTCAGAATGACTTAATCGACCAGATGGATTTAATATCTGAAGCTGTTAAAAGGGATGATTCTTTGTCAAAATCCAAG TTTCTACTCTCATTTCTTGAAGAAAATCCAAGGAAGAGAGAGCTCTATGATGAG GATGGCGATAGATGGTTTGATCCTGTTTGTACACTTTGTGATAATGGTGGATACCTTATATG CTGTGATGGATGTATGAGGTCTTTTCATGCATCGGTAGAGCACGGCAATGAGGCAATGTGTATGTCGCTTGGTATCACAAAGAGGGAAGTTGAT GCAATGGAGAATTTTATTTGTAAGAATTGTAAATATAAGCAGCATCAGTGCTTTGCTTGTGGAGAGTTAGGATCATCTGATAAATCATCTGGTGCTCAG GTATTCCGCTGTGCCAATGCAACGTGCAGTTATTTTTATCACCCACATTGTATTGCAAAGTTACTTTACCAGCAGGATGGCAATGCTGCTAAGATGCTTGAGAAAAAGATTGTCGCAGGAGAGGATTCTTTTACTTGCCCCATTCATAAGTGCTGTGTATGCAAACAAGGAGAAAATAAGAGGATAAAGGACCTGCAGTTTGCTATTTGCAGGCGCTGCCCCACATCATACCATCGTAAATGTTTGCCAAG tgatatttttattgaaaagataacaaaagaaggagaagaaaatgaagaagaagaatgggaAATAAGAGGGTGGGAGAATCTACTTCCCAACCGTGTACTGATATATTGTTT AGAGCATGAAATTGATGATGAGATTGGAATTCCAATCAGTGACATAAAATTCCCTAAGgttgaagaaaagaagaagaagaagaagaaacaaatATCAGAGTTGCCTGGAAGGAATAGAAAGCAGCACAGTAAAGATAAGACTGGGATAGCTACAACCAAAAAGTTGCTGGAGAATAGACAGAACAGTGAAATGCCTCCCAGAAGTGATGATTCAGACAAGGAAATACCTCATTATTCTCCACTTAATATGGCTGCTAATAGATCCTCACAGGAAGGCCCACCaatcaaatattttgaaattccTGCAGATCTAGAAATGGGCGAAAGTAACTTTCCTGATATAGAGACCGGCATGTTTAATCCTCATCTCCCATATGGAAGAGCTTACAAGGGTGCCATGAATGGAGTAAGACCAAGGCTGGTGGTGCTTGCCAGAGACATTTGGGGAAATCGCAACCA GCATTCATTTTGGGAGTGGTATATCTTGCGATTTCTTCTCctcggaagtattttattttgctTATGTATGGTTAAACATTTAAACTCTTGA
- the LOC126669635 gene encoding protein ENHANCED DOWNY MILDEW 2: MDSSDDEAEVGPQSVSNYHFVDDEDEPISFSTLPFQWSEKEGVDEKNKYQIFLHGSADSGLRTIHVGVIAWKFDLLNANPEISVLTKDKKWIKLQKPRKSFEEMIRTELITVHCFHYARRNPEASKKSVWDYLAKVFSLYDVKPSQNDLVDQMDLISEAVKRDDSLSKSKFLLSFLEEKPRKRKLSDEDVQATNTSGFIVDDIDVDDEILEDAEEDESSGDGLFDSVCTFCDNGGELICCDGCCMRSFHASVEDGSDSMCVSLGMTKNEVDAKDFICKNCEYKQHQCFACGELGSSDKSSGAQVFRCANATCSYFYHPHCIAKLLHQQDGNAAKVLEKKIVAGEDSFTCPIHKCCVCKQGENKEIKDLQFAVCRRCPTSYHRKCLPSDIFIEKITKEGEENDDEEEEEEEEREIRGWENLLPNRVLIYCLEHEIDDKIGTPIRDIRFPNVEEKKKKKQISELPGSSGKVLLKKRRLTSEACHSRDAVVKKFKESSSDVKKVVNIKNIEKISYGSNILRKVKESNASNKSFKGNMKSSSIDVGRPVTTNVKKTSLGDKLFTLTNERLQLGGNQDMNCSELNKSLTVKKTSAMKLSSEPPSLDDDTRKRLLELMEESASLITIEDIRKKHEVPSTHSQSLKHFVEKKISAGKVAIAVEAVRAALKKLEDGYSKEDAQAVCEPDYLNEVFRWKDKLKVYLSPFLHGMRYTSFGRHFTKVEKLKEIVNMLHWYVEDGDMVVDFCCGANDFSCLMKEKLEQTGKKCLYKNFDVIHPKNDFNFEKRDWMTVRPHELPKEGSQLIMGLNPPFGLKASLANKFINKALQFKPKLLILIVPPETERLDKKKDSPYNLVWEDDQLVSGMSFYLPGSIDGDNKIIENWNAIAPPVYLWSRSDWHGKHLAIAQKHDHLSRQQRVSSVKEIIHEADTYDAPLKVDSFNTNASQPIDDFHARNKESNHSISGNQSGEECLSRDNANRKSQDNLGHERNQSGRNRKQHGKDKTGIATTEKLPEYRQNSEMPSRSDDSYKEIPHYSPPNMAASRSSQERPSFRSFEMSPHPEMGESSFPDMDTSMFNPHIPYGRAYNGAMNCDEYSHGVGGLSHSNLDGGGFGYRSYTPELREPELRSQIPQYGQYPDSFVQRNYMGSHDSGYSRTRPQPPMPYGHMGTAPEPPHMMNMSTMQRYAPRLDELNHTMIDNFGSDPSMMNRNDMYDPRLQRPPQPSYQVDSMNFAPGPHHQYSYQNSAGWLNE, from the exons ATGGATTCATCGGACGATGAGGCGGAAGTTGGGCCGCAGTCTGTGTCGAACTATCATTTTGTAGATGATGAGGATGAACCGATTTCATTCTCCACGTTACCCTTTCAATGGAGTGAGAAGGAGGGTGTTGATGAAAAGAATAAGTATCAGATTTTCTTGCACGGGTCTGCAGACAGTGGACTTAGGACAATTCACGTGGGAGTTATAGCTTGGAAATTTGATTTGTTGAATGCAAATCCTGAAATATCAGTGCTTACCAAGGACAAGAAATGGATCAAACTGCAAAAGCCGAGGAAGAGCTTTGAGGAAATGATTAGAACCGAATTGATTACGGTGCATTGTTTTCATTACGCTAGGAGGAACCCGGAGGCATCTAAGAAATCTGTGTGGGACTACCTTGCCAAGGTTTTCAG CTTGTATGATGTCAAACCTTCTCAGAATGACTTAGTCGACCAGATGGATTTAATATCTGAAGCTGTCAAAAGGGATGATTCTTTGTCAAAATCCAAG TTTCTGCTCTCATTTCTTGAGGAGAAGCCAAGGAAGAGAAAGCTCTCTGATGAG GATGTCCAAGCTACTAATACGTCTGGATTTATAGTTGATGACATTGATGTGGATGATGAAATCCTTGAAGATGCTGAAGAAGACGAATCTAGTGGCGATGGATTGTTTGATTCTGTTTGTACATTTTGTGATAATGGTGGAGAACTTATATG CTGTGATGGATGTTGTATGAGGTCTTTTCATGCATCGGTAGAGGACGGCAGTGATTCCATGTGTGTGTCGCTGGGTATGACAAAGAATGAAGTTGAT gCAAAGGATTTTATTTGTAAGAATTGTGAATATAAGCAGCATCAGTGCTTTGCTTGTGGAGAGTTGGGATCATCTGATAAATCATCTGGTGCTCAG GTCTTCCGCTGTGCCAATGCAACGTGCAGTTATTTTTATCACCCACATTGTATTGCAAAGTTACTTCACCAGCAGGATGGCAATGCTGCTAAGGTGCTTGAGAAAAAGATTGTCGCAGGAGAGGATTCTTTTACTTGCCCCATTCATAAGTGCTGTGTATGCAAACAAGGAGAAAATAAGGAAATAAAGGACCTGCAGTTTGCTGTTTGCAGGCGCTGCCCCACATCATACCATCGTAAATGTTTGCCAAG tgatatttttattgaaaagataacaaaagaaggagaagaaaatgatgatgaagaagaagaagaagaagaagaaagggaAATAAGAGGGTGGGAGAATCTACTGCCCAACCGTGTACTGATATATTGTTT AGAACATGAAATTGATGATAAGATTGGAACTCCAATCAGAGACATAAGATTCCCTAATgttgaagaaaagaagaagaagaaacaaatATCAGAGTTGCCTGGAAGCTCAGGGAAAGTTTTGTTAAAGAAAAGAAGGCTTACATCAGAAGCATGCCATTCAAGAGATGCTGTTGTTAAAAAGTTTAAGGAGTCATCTTCTGATGTGAAAAAGGtggtaaatataaaaaatattgaaaagatATCATATGGATCAAATATACTGAGGAAAGTGAAAGAAAGTAATGCATCCAACAAATCGTTCAAGGGAAACATGAAGTCTTCCTCGATAGACGTTGGTAGGCCTGTAACAACTAATGTAAAGAAGACCTCTTTGGGTGACAAATTATTTACCTTGACAAATGAACGGCTTCAACTAGGTGGGAACCAGGACATGAATTGTAGTGAACTTAATAAGTCCTTGACAGTTAAAAAGACTTCTGCAATGAAGTTGAGCAGCGAGCCACCTTCATTAGATGATGACACACGAAAGAG ATTGTTGGAATTAATGGAAGAATCTGCTTCTTTGATAACCATTGAAGATATAAGGAAAAAGCATGAGGTTCCATCTACGCATTCACAATCATTAAAGCAttttgttgaaaaaaaaatttcggCTGGAAAGGTGGCGATTGCAGTCGAG GCTGTTAGGGCAGCTCTAAAGAAGCTAGAGGATGGATACAGCAAGGAAGATGCGCAGGCTGTTTGTGAACCAGATTATCTAAATGAGGTCTTTAGGTGGAAG GACAAGCTTAAAGTGTATCTTTCACCATTCCTTCATGGAATGCGCTATACATCCTTTGGGCGCCACTTTACGAAAGTAGAAAAACTCAAAGAG ATCGTCAACATGCTCCATTGGTATGTAGAAGATGGCGATATG GTTGTCGACTTCTGCTGTGGTGCTAATGATTTTAGTTGCTTGATGAAAGAGAAGCTCGAGCAGACTGGGAAGAAGTGCTTATACAAAAACTTTGATGTTATCCACCCAAAG AATGATTTTAATTTCGAGAAGAGGGATTGGATGACTGTTCGTCCACATGAGCTGCCAAAAGAGGGTTCACAATTG ATCATGGGGTTAAATCCTCCCTTTGGGCTAAAAGCATCTTTGGCTAACAAGTTCATCAATAAGGCTCTTCAGTTTAAACCAAAACTTCTTATCCTGATTGTTCCACCTGAAACAGAAAG GTTGGACAAGAAGAAGGATTCACCTTATAATCTTGTTTGGGAGGACGATCAGCTTGTGTCAGGAATG TCATTCTATCTTCCTGGTTCTATTGATGGGGATAACAAAATAATAGAGAATTGGAATGCAATTGCACCGCCGGTTTATCTTTGGAGTCGTTCTGATTGGCATGGTAAACACTTGGCAATAGCTCAAAAGCACGATCACTTATCCAGGCAACAGAGAGTATCATCTGTGAAGGAAATTATTCATGAAGCTGACACCTATGATGCTCCACTGAAGGTCGACTCTTTTAATACCAATGCTTCACAGCCGATAGATGATTTTCACGCACGAAATAAAGAATCAAATCATAGCATAAGTGGAAATCAAAGTGGTGAAGAATGCCTCTCCCGTGACAATGCTAACAGAAAAAGCCAAGATAATCTTGGCCATGAGAGAAACCAGTCTGGAAGGAATAGAAAGCAGCACGGTAAAGATAAGACTGGGATAGCTACAACCGAAAAGTTGCCGGAGTATAGACAGAACAGTGAAATGCCTTCCAGAAGTGATGATTCATACAAGGAAATACCTCATTATTCTCCACCTAATATGGCTGCTAGTAGATCCTCACAGGAACGCCCATCATTCAGATCTTTCGAAATGTCTCCGCATCCAGAAATGGGCGAAAGTAGTTTTCCTGATATGGATACCAGCATGTTTAATCCTCATATCCCATATGGAAGAGCTTACAATGGCGCCATGAACTGTGATGAGTATTCTCATGGTGTTGGTGGACTTTCTCATTCCAATTTGGATGGTGGTGGTTTTGGTTATAGATCCTATACGCCAGAATTGAGGGAGCCAGAGTTACGGTCCCAAATTCCACAGTATGGTCAATATCCCGATTCTTTTGTCCAAAGGAATTATATGGGCAGCCACGACTCGGGATACAGCCGTACGAGGCCACAGCCACCTATGCCCTATGGGCACATGGGTACAGCTCCAGAGCCTCCGCATATGATGAACATGTCAACAATGCAGCGATACGCACCTCGATTAGATGAACTGAACCATACAATGATCGATAACTTTGGTTCTGATCCTTCTATGATGAATAGGAATGACATGTATGATCCAAGACTTCAGAGACCACCTCAACCGAGTTACCAAGTTGACTCGATGAACTTCGCTCCAGGTCCGCATCACCAATACTCATACCAGAACTCAGCAGGTTGGCTTAATGAGTAG
- the LOC126668110 gene encoding putative lipid-transfer protein DIR1 — translation MGRSGSNVITMWITALLLMAAMSGAKGMVVVCDTNIASLVEHCRPSVIGLLPPHPTKRCCRAIRHANLSCLCKFKFMLPMYRFEVSNVMALPGKCSRINPCGSF, via the coding sequence atgggAAGATCAGGAAGCAATGTTATTACGATGTGGATTACGGCATTATTATTGATGGCGGCAATGAGCGGAGCAAAGGGCATGGTTGTTGTATGTGACACCAACATAGCATCGTTGGTCGAACATTGTCGTCCATCGGTCATCGGATTACTTCCTCCCCATCCGACAAAGCGATGTTGCCGCGCGATTCGTCATGCAAATTTAAGTTGTCTATGTAAATTCAAGTTCATGTTGCCTATGTATAGATTTGAAGTAAGCAATGTCATGGCCTTGCCTGGAAAATGTAGCAGAATTAATCCATGTGGAAGTTTTTGA